A part of Gemmatimonas groenlandica genomic DNA contains:
- a CDS encoding DNA/RNA non-specific endonuclease, whose protein sequence is MRSRPSRAALFALALVASACSSADVVTPDAATPSAPRFSVTSTRPSVVISQIYGGGGNGGSVYKNDFIELHNTGSSSVSVAGWSVQYASSANAVSSTTPLSGTIPAGGYYLVQEAAGTGGTTNLPTPDAAGTITMSGTSGKIVLVSTLAAQTGTCPDGPDVVDRVGYGPTSCPASDNTATLSNSTAALRATNGCAWTRNNAVDFTTGAAAPRNSATTPVLCASGPVVGPITTIVVTPATASTPIGGTRTFTAVATDANGLTVSNPTITWSSSAPLVASISTTGVATALDIGTTTITATAANGVASTATMTVTEAASLPAVRISEVHYDNANTDVGEAIEIEAPAGTNLSGWQLLLYNGNGGTVYNTRVLSGIVASTCSGRGVLYFEYPTDGIQNGSPDGIALVNAQGTVVEFLSYEGAFTATDGPAAGIPSIDIIAKEDPAPGVGNSLQRSLANTWSAGLENFGGCNGRTPGVLRTAFSFSGRVPADPALPVGFQDQIFANASRLGVAVPGTILWNSDTPAIASIDANGVITGLAVGTAVLRATTADGLSSATYSLPIDVATAGNTAAYGNNTEFGTPFDGTPADDFIIERPQFTVSYSKTRNTPNWVAYNLEATHIGSFDRCDCFTYDPALPADYPRYTTADYTGAGAIAGYGIDRGHLARSFDRTTGSLDNARTFYFSNIVPQAADNNQGPWAALENDLGARAQSSNKEVFIVAGVAGNKGTVKNEGKIVIPEYVWKVAVILPRNQGLANVTSLDAAEIVAVVMPNVAGIRNVPWATYKTTVDSVEALSGYDLLSLLRNDLEIALESNTKPPVAVVNGPFNSIEDESVAMSASASTDPDGDALTYAWSFGDGTTASGVNTSHVYTTSGVFTVRLIATDIRGLADTVTTTATVLSPAQALDNTAIMIDALAGTGRVNKGVLNSLNAKLGAAANSIRRGNETAAMNQLEALINELDALVRSRGLTELQAAPIRTMLNRVIRSLSIS, encoded by the coding sequence ATGAGATCTCGCCCATCCCGCGCCGCGCTGTTCGCGCTGGCCCTCGTTGCCTCGGCGTGTTCGAGCGCTGACGTCGTCACGCCTGACGCGGCGACACCGTCGGCGCCGCGCTTCTCGGTGACGTCCACGCGACCGTCGGTCGTGATCAGCCAGATCTATGGTGGCGGCGGCAATGGCGGCTCGGTCTACAAAAACGATTTTATCGAGCTGCACAACACCGGCTCGTCGTCGGTGAGCGTGGCGGGATGGAGTGTGCAGTACGCGTCGTCGGCCAATGCCGTGTCGTCGACCACGCCGTTGTCCGGCACGATCCCGGCAGGCGGCTACTATCTCGTGCAGGAAGCGGCGGGGACGGGGGGAACGACGAATCTTCCCACTCCAGATGCTGCGGGCACGATCACCATGAGCGGCACGAGCGGGAAGATTGTGCTGGTGTCAACACTGGCTGCGCAGACCGGCACATGCCCCGATGGCCCTGACGTCGTAGATCGCGTCGGCTACGGCCCAACAAGCTGCCCTGCCAGCGACAACACCGCGACGCTTTCCAACAGCACCGCGGCCCTCCGCGCCACCAACGGCTGCGCATGGACGCGTAACAACGCCGTCGACTTCACCACGGGTGCCGCCGCGCCGCGCAACAGCGCGACGACGCCGGTGCTCTGTGCATCCGGCCCCGTCGTCGGTCCGATCACAACGATCGTAGTCACGCCGGCCACCGCGTCGACGCCGATCGGTGGCACCCGCACCTTCACGGCCGTGGCGACCGATGCGAATGGCCTTACCGTGTCCAACCCGACGATCACGTGGAGCTCGAGCGCCCCGCTCGTCGCCAGCATCAGCACGACCGGCGTGGCTACGGCGCTCGATATCGGCACCACGACGATCACCGCCACGGCGGCCAACGGCGTAGCCAGTACGGCCACGATGACCGTGACCGAAGCGGCGTCGTTGCCCGCCGTGCGCATCAGTGAAGTCCACTACGACAACGCCAATACTGACGTCGGCGAAGCGATCGAAATCGAAGCGCCGGCTGGAACCAACCTCAGCGGATGGCAGCTGCTGCTGTACAACGGCAACGGTGGCACGGTGTACAACACCCGCGTGTTGAGCGGTATCGTGGCGTCCACCTGCAGCGGCCGCGGCGTGTTGTACTTCGAGTATCCGACCGACGGCATTCAGAACGGTTCGCCCGATGGCATCGCCCTCGTGAATGCGCAGGGCACCGTGGTTGAATTCCTGTCGTACGAAGGCGCCTTCACTGCGACCGACGGACCGGCGGCCGGTATCCCGTCTATCGACATCATTGCGAAGGAAGATCCGGCGCCGGGCGTAGGCAACTCGCTGCAGCGCTCACTCGCCAACACGTGGAGCGCCGGCCTGGAGAACTTCGGCGGCTGTAACGGGCGTACGCCCGGCGTGCTGCGAACGGCGTTCAGCTTCTCCGGTCGTGTACCGGCGGACCCCGCGCTTCCGGTCGGCTTCCAGGATCAGATTTTCGCCAATGCGTCGCGCCTGGGCGTGGCCGTTCCGGGCACGATTCTCTGGAACAGCGATACGCCAGCTATCGCCAGCATTGATGCGAACGGCGTCATCACCGGCCTCGCGGTCGGCACTGCGGTGCTCCGCGCCACGACGGCCGACGGCCTCTCGAGCGCGACGTACTCGTTGCCCATCGACGTCGCGACCGCCGGCAACACCGCCGCCTACGGCAACAACACGGAGTTCGGCACGCCGTTCGACGGCACGCCCGCTGATGACTTCATCATCGAGCGCCCGCAGTTCACCGTGTCGTACAGCAAGACGCGCAACACACCGAACTGGGTCGCGTACAATCTCGAGGCGACGCACATCGGTTCCTTCGATCGCTGCGATTGCTTCACCTACGATCCGGCGCTGCCGGCCGACTATCCGCGCTACACCACGGCCGACTACACCGGCGCTGGCGCCATCGCCGGCTATGGCATCGATCGCGGCCACCTGGCGCGCTCGTTCGACCGTACCACGGGCTCGCTCGACAACGCACGCACGTTCTACTTCAGCAACATCGTGCCGCAGGCCGCCGACAATAATCAGGGTCCGTGGGCAGCGCTGGAGAACGATCTCGGCGCACGCGCCCAGAGCAGCAACAAGGAAGTGTTCATCGTGGCCGGCGTGGCCGGCAACAAGGGTACGGTCAAGAACGAAGGCAAGATCGTGATCCCCGAGTATGTGTGGAAGGTCGCCGTGATCCTGCCGCGCAATCAGGGACTCGCCAATGTCACGTCGCTCGATGCGGCCGAGATCGTGGCCGTCGTGATGCCGAACGTGGCCGGTATCCGTAACGTCCCGTGGGCGACGTACAAGACCACGGTCGATTCCGTCGAGGCGCTGAGTGGCTACGATCTGCTCAGCCTCCTGCGCAACGACCTCGAGATCGCACTCGAGAGCAACACCAAGCCGCCGGTCGCGGTGGTGAACGGTCCGTTCAACTCCATCGAAGACGAATCCGTAGCCATGTCGGCGTCGGCGTCCACCGATCCCGACGGGGACGCGCTCACCTACGCCTGGAGCTTCGGTGACGGCACCACGGCCTCCGGCGTGAACACCTCGCACGTGTACACCACGTCGGGCGTGTTCACGGTGCGTCTGATCGCCACCGACATTCGCGGGCTCGCCGACACGGTAACGACCACGGCCACGGTGCTCTCGCCGGCGCAGGCGCTCGACAACACAGCCATCATGATCGACGCGCTTGCCGGCACCGGCCGCGTGAATAAAGGCGTGTTGAACTCGCTCAATGCCAAGCTCGGTGCAGCGGCCAACTCGATCCGTCGCGGCAACGAAACCGCGGCGATGAATCAGCTTGAAGCGCTGATCAATGAGCTCGATGCGCTGGTGCGCAGCCGCGGACTCACGGAACTGCAGGCTGCACCGATCCGCACCATGCTCAACCGCGTGATCCGCTCGCTGTCGATTTCGTAG
- a CDS encoding putative ABC transporter permease subunit: MPEAAAPVASLPATTAWQLLEPKWQMARHRMRRHEKGDIRRMLVVATLGALFWLAAFAISLKLLRYFRSAEDIGALLAAKLLSMILLSFGSILLLSNTIAALSNFFLARDLDQLAAAPIRAGALYRARLLETALHSSWMVALLLIPLVAAYGVAYKANASFVLFATAVLVPFLMIPAAAGSTVTLLLVNVFPARRTRDLLSVITAMAVCGLVLMFRAARPEQLARPEGFQNFVQFIAALDTPSSPWLPSEWVAESIVKFLDGRSVWSPMLRLWGVATLLIVVGQLLHGRGWHRAYSMAQEGANSRAKQRTGRPFLDRMLSFLGTTRRELVLKELRVFMRDSTQWSQLVMLAVLLVVYVANVRYLPLSGAGMTELLRNVIPFLNLALAGFVLASIAARFVFPSVSLEGRALWLLRSSPLRMSDLLWAKFWVGAVPLLMLALVLVGCTNLMLGVRTFVHIVSLTAITALVFPLTALALSYGTFYPQFDTENAAQIPTSFGGLLFMMTAIVLIGAVAYLTGRPAARFVVAEHFGWARTPTDMLLPFALAATACVAATVAPLMMARRRLDATERA; this comes from the coding sequence ATGCCTGAGGCGGCGGCACCCGTCGCATCGTTGCCGGCGACGACCGCGTGGCAACTGCTGGAGCCCAAGTGGCAGATGGCGCGACACCGCATGCGCCGGCACGAGAAGGGCGACATCCGTCGCATGCTCGTGGTGGCCACGCTCGGCGCACTCTTCTGGCTAGCCGCGTTCGCGATTTCACTCAAGCTGCTGCGCTACTTCCGCAGCGCCGAGGATATCGGTGCGCTGCTGGCCGCCAAGCTGCTGTCGATGATCCTGTTGTCGTTCGGTTCCATCCTCTTGTTGTCGAACACGATCGCGGCCCTCTCGAACTTCTTTCTCGCTCGCGATCTCGATCAACTCGCCGCCGCACCGATTCGCGCTGGTGCGTTGTATCGTGCGCGATTGCTGGAAACAGCGCTGCATTCGAGTTGGATGGTGGCGCTGCTCCTGATTCCGCTCGTGGCCGCGTACGGCGTGGCCTACAAGGCGAACGCGTCGTTCGTGCTCTTCGCGACCGCCGTACTCGTGCCGTTTCTGATGATCCCCGCTGCCGCGGGATCGACGGTCACTCTCCTGTTGGTGAACGTGTTCCCGGCGCGTCGCACGCGCGACCTCCTCAGTGTGATCACGGCAATGGCCGTGTGCGGTCTCGTGCTGATGTTCCGCGCCGCCCGTCCCGAGCAGCTGGCGCGTCCGGAGGGCTTTCAGAACTTCGTGCAGTTCATCGCCGCGCTGGATACGCCGTCGTCTCCGTGGCTGCCGAGTGAGTGGGTGGCCGAGTCGATCGTGAAGTTTCTCGATGGGCGAAGTGTGTGGTCGCCGATGCTGCGCCTGTGGGGCGTCGCGACCCTGTTGATTGTGGTCGGCCAGCTGCTGCACGGTCGCGGATGGCACCGCGCGTACAGCATGGCCCAGGAAGGGGCGAATTCGCGGGCGAAGCAGCGCACAGGACGGCCGTTCCTGGACCGCATGCTGTCTTTCCTTGGCACCACGCGGCGAGAACTCGTGCTGAAAGAACTTCGCGTATTCATGCGCGACAGTACCCAATGGTCACAGCTGGTCATGCTCGCCGTGTTGCTGGTGGTGTACGTCGCGAACGTGCGGTATCTGCCGTTGTCGGGCGCCGGCATGACGGAGCTCCTGCGCAACGTGATTCCGTTCCTGAATCTCGCCTTGGCTGGCTTCGTACTCGCGTCGATCGCGGCGCGGTTCGTGTTTCCGAGTGTCAGTCTCGAAGGACGCGCGCTCTGGCTCCTGCGTTCGAGCCCCCTGCGCATGTCGGACCTGCTCTGGGCGAAGTTCTGGGTGGGCGCGGTGCCGCTGCTGATGCTGGCCTTGGTGCTGGTCGGATGCACGAACCTGATGCTCGGCGTCCGGACCTTCGTGCACATCGTGTCGCTGACGGCGATCACGGCACTGGTGTTCCCGCTCACGGCGCTGGCGCTGAGCTACGGCACGTTCTATCCGCAGTTCGACACGGAGAATGCCGCCCAGATCCCGACGTCGTTCGGCGGACTGCTGTTCATGATGACGGCCATCGTGTTGATCGGTGCGGTGGCCTATCTCACCGGTCGGCCGGCCGCGCGATTCGTGGTGGCCGAGCACTTCGGGTGGGCACGCACGCCGACTGACATGCTACTCCCGTTCGCGCTGGCCGCCACCGCCTGTGTGGCGGCCACGGTGGCCCCACTCATGATGGCTCGTCGTCGGCTGGACGCGACCGAACGGGCCTGA
- a CDS encoding zinc ribbon domain-containing protein has translation MSLVAMPEGSVPLVLGTVLALGALTLVLSPLLSGEAEVRADDDKKAATEAARVKAARAKRSGRAEEQLDGAVAALREIEFDRETGKLSDSDYAELKTRYTREALAELRAADVRDAAAAPVAVAIVALSPADAADPVEAAIRRARENQRSCGVCGPRPEPDATFCSSCGRYLPGACAKCGTSVDLVGSRFCSGCGDQLAAA, from the coding sequence ATGTCGCTGGTCGCGATGCCGGAAGGCTCCGTTCCGCTGGTCCTGGGGACGGTGCTGGCTCTTGGCGCCCTCACGCTGGTCCTCTCGCCGCTGTTGAGCGGTGAGGCCGAAGTGCGGGCGGACGACGACAAGAAAGCGGCGACGGAAGCGGCGCGCGTGAAGGCTGCGCGGGCCAAGCGCTCGGGCCGAGCAGAAGAGCAGCTGGACGGTGCCGTGGCCGCGCTTCGCGAAATCGAGTTTGATCGCGAGACCGGTAAGCTATCGGACAGCGACTACGCCGAGCTCAAGACGCGGTACACGCGCGAAGCGCTGGCGGAGTTACGTGCGGCCGACGTGCGGGATGCGGCGGCGGCTCCGGTCGCCGTGGCCATCGTGGCTTTGAGCCCTGCCGACGCCGCCGACCCCGTGGAAGCGGCGATCCGTCGGGCGCGCGAGAATCAGCGCTCCTGCGGCGTGTGCGGCCCGCGGCCGGAGCCCGACGCGACGTTCTGCTCGAGCTGTGGACGTTACCTGCCGGGCGCCTGCGCGAAGTGCGGCACAAGCGTGGATTTGGTCGGGTCCCGCTTCTGCAGCGGCTGCGGCGATCAGCTCGCGGCGGCCTGA
- a CDS encoding PEP-CTERM sorting domain-containing protein — MHRLAAASLFVAGSAASVSAQVPTAVDFLGNNSIVTVRFVGSEAADRSTLAYQIGAIGSFNAAGTWTDLFTNNGVGASAPGTQMQIGNVSSGQNVFFRLTNTTQGVGPTFTNFRFYSGLASRNPDNALHMAVSAGSGLAASGGGTFTTAFSFEDRSGTIVPISDFDYNDLRFEISNVSTVVPEPGTYILMASGLAGLGMMARRRRNNA, encoded by the coding sequence ATGCACCGTCTCGCCGCCGCGTCGCTGTTCGTCGCCGGTAGCGCAGCGAGCGTGAGCGCGCAGGTCCCGACGGCCGTGGATTTCCTCGGAAACAACAGCATCGTCACGGTGCGCTTTGTTGGCTCCGAGGCCGCAGATCGCAGCACTTTGGCCTACCAGATCGGCGCTATCGGCAGCTTTAACGCAGCCGGTACGTGGACAGATCTGTTCACTAACAACGGTGTAGGCGCCTCGGCGCCCGGCACGCAAATGCAGATCGGGAATGTCTCCTCAGGGCAAAACGTGTTCTTTCGTTTAACCAACACGACGCAGGGCGTAGGGCCGACGTTCACCAACTTCAGGTTCTACAGCGGCCTCGCATCGCGGAATCCTGACAACGCTCTCCACATGGCTGTTTCAGCCGGCTCCGGCTTGGCAGCATCGGGCGGAGGAACCTTCACGACAGCCTTCAGCTTCGAGGACCGCTCGGGTACCATCGTGCCGATCTCAGACTTCGACTACAACGACCTGCGCTTTGAGATCTCGAACGTCTCCACGGTAGTCCCCGAGCCGGGCACGTACATCCTGATGGCCTCGGGCCTCGCTGGCTTGGGCATGATGGCGCGCCGTCGTCGCAACAACGCGTAA
- a CDS encoding ABC transporter ATP-binding protein, with protein sequence MIEISSLCKRYGSFTAVRSLDLVVPSGELFGFLGPNGAGKTTTMRMIAGILQPTAGSVRIAGHDLRVDPLAAKKALGFIPDRPFIYEKLTGIEFLRFSAGLYGEQGPEVEKRGQELLALFDLEAWRDELVESYSHGMRQKLIIASAFVHRPAVIVVDEPMVGLDPKSSKILKDLFREYTRRGHTVMMSTHTLEIAEGMCDRIGIMQRGELVACGTMDELRRTSGEDDALEDIFLRLTGDHVARELIEVLDA encoded by the coding sequence ATGATCGAGATCAGTTCGCTCTGCAAGCGCTACGGGTCCTTCACGGCCGTGCGCTCCCTGGATTTGGTGGTACCCTCCGGCGAGCTCTTCGGGTTTCTCGGACCGAACGGCGCTGGCAAGACCACCACCATGCGCATGATCGCCGGCATCCTGCAGCCGACCGCCGGTTCGGTCCGGATTGCCGGCCACGACCTGCGAGTCGATCCGCTGGCCGCGAAAAAGGCACTGGGCTTCATTCCCGACCGGCCATTCATCTACGAAAAGCTCACCGGGATCGAGTTCCTGCGCTTCAGCGCAGGTTTGTACGGGGAGCAGGGTCCGGAGGTCGAGAAGCGGGGACAGGAGTTGTTGGCACTGTTCGACCTCGAGGCGTGGCGGGACGAGCTGGTGGAGAGCTACAGCCACGGCATGCGCCAGAAGCTGATCATCGCCAGCGCCTTTGTGCACCGGCCGGCGGTGATCGTGGTGGATGAACCCATGGTCGGACTCGACCCCAAATCCTCCAAGATTCTCAAGGATCTGTTCCGCGAGTACACGCGCCGCGGACACACGGTCATGATGTCCACCCACACCCTGGAAATCGCCGAGGGCATGTGTGATCGCATCGGGATCATGCAGCGTGGCGAACTGGTGGCGTGCGGCACGATGGACGAGCTACGTCGGACGTCGGGTGAGGACGACGCGCTCGAAGACATCTTCCTCCGCCTCACCGGCGATCACGTGGCGCGCGAGCTGATCGAGGTGCTGGATGCCTGA
- a CDS encoding A/G-specific adenine glycosylase — protein sequence MATRRPAPIDLTVVPAAATAFRRRLHAWFKKHSRDLPWRQTRDPYRILVSELMLQQTQVSRVLDFYRRFLDRFPDLYSLADARPKKVMEAWEGLGYYARARNLHALAKHVTTEQDGVIPSEPIALRELPGVGAYTAGAVASFAYEKRAALVDTNVARVLQRVFAPHLHPKSGPGLKQLWLIAEQLLPRTGKTTWTHNQALMELGALVCTARVPRCGICPVKAGCATFPLLEAAERDAAEPEALNASAPLTPKGKRRSVRAKKPMTKSTTKSTASGSRG from the coding sequence ATGGCCACACGACGCCCTGCCCCGATCGACCTGACGGTCGTACCTGCTGCCGCGACGGCGTTTCGCCGTCGGCTGCACGCCTGGTTCAAGAAGCATTCGCGTGACTTGCCCTGGCGGCAGACGCGCGACCCGTACCGGATCCTGGTGTCGGAGCTGATGCTCCAGCAGACCCAGGTCTCGCGCGTCCTCGATTTCTATCGCCGCTTTCTCGATCGTTTTCCCGATCTCTATTCGCTTGCCGACGCACGGCCGAAGAAGGTCATGGAGGCGTGGGAGGGGCTGGGCTACTACGCCCGCGCGCGCAATCTGCACGCGCTCGCGAAGCATGTGACCACCGAGCAGGATGGTGTGATCCCGAGCGAACCGATCGCGCTGCGCGAACTGCCCGGTGTCGGTGCCTACACCGCCGGTGCGGTGGCCTCGTTCGCGTATGAGAAGCGTGCCGCCTTGGTGGACACCAACGTGGCCCGTGTGCTGCAACGCGTTTTCGCGCCGCACCTGCATCCAAAATCGGGGCCCGGCCTGAAGCAGTTGTGGCTCATCGCCGAGCAGCTGCTACCCCGTACGGGCAAGACCACGTGGACGCACAATCAGGCGCTGATGGAGCTGGGCGCGCTGGTGTGCACGGCGCGGGTGCCTCGGTGCGGGATCTGCCCAGTGAAAGCCGGCTGCGCCACGTTTCCGTTGTTGGAAGCGGCCGAACGCGACGCGGCCGAACCCGAGGCGCTCAACGCATCTGCGCCGCTCACCCCGAAGGGCAAGCGGCGCAGTGTGCGGGCGAAGAAGCCGATGACGAAATCGACTACGAAATCGACAGCGAGCGGATCACGCGGTTGA
- the uvrA gene encoding excinuclease ABC subunit UvrA, which yields MSEPVRPSDALVVRGAREHNLRNISVTIPRDKLTVVTGLSGSGKSSLAFDTIYAEGQRRYVESLSAYARQFLGLMEKPDVDAIEGLSPAISIEQKSAGHNPRSTVGTVTEVYDYLRLLYARTGTPHCPNCGRAVQRQSPTQIAEMVLAWPEGTRLEIRAPLVQERKGEFKDLFESARKQGFVRAVVDGELIELADPPKLNRRLNHSVSVVVDRLVVRTEDRGRITDSLETALRLAEGLAEVVRYDGSEPVTEMFSERYGCATCGISMPELEPRHFSFNSPFGACEMCSGLGTTRTVSEELMLGDPSISILEGVVLPWGEPDGYMRKVILPGLAKQLGFDLNKPWGQIPAKVRQQLLHGVGDAPPRARKAVKKAVKGAVAKTAAKTAAKAAAESTWEGIVAHVQRRYDESSSDGVRLDLESFMVAGPCPACEGRRLRPQSLAVTVHGLNIGQVVERSVVDSLAFFETVPVRSAGHPGLDPGIAGPILKEVRERLRFLVDVGLDYLTLNRSAESLSGGEAQRIRLATQIGSRLVGVLYILDEPSIGLHQRDNGRLLSTLKALRDLGNTVIVVEHDEETIREADYLIDLGPGAGKHGGEVIAAGSVQDVIDTPASITGQYLRGTRRIDVPVQRRKRDVARMLTVQGAREHNLRDVTAEFPLGLFVAVTGVSGSGKSTLVTDILQRTLSRHFFRARVLPGAHTRITGLEHLDKIIDIDQSPIGRTPRSNPATYTGIFTPVRELFAELPESKIRGYGPGRFSFNVKGGRCESCQGDGLVKIEMHFLPDVFVPCDVCKGKRFNRETMEVHFRGRSIAEILDLTVEEACTVFENQPRILQKLETLRDVGLGYIHLGQSATTLSGGEAQRVKLATELSKRDTGRTLYILDEPTTGLHFEDVRVLLGVLHKLVERGNTVLVIEHNLDVIKTADWIVDLGPEGGVRGGTIVAQGTPEEVARVKESHTGRYLAPMLSSTGA from the coding sequence ATGTCCGAACCGGTCCGTCCGTCCGATGCGCTCGTGGTGCGTGGTGCCCGCGAGCATAACTTGCGCAACATCAGCGTCACCATCCCACGCGATAAGCTGACGGTCGTGACCGGCTTGTCCGGCTCCGGGAAGTCGTCGCTCGCGTTCGATACGATCTACGCCGAAGGGCAGCGACGCTACGTCGAGTCGCTCTCCGCGTACGCGCGACAGTTCTTGGGGCTGATGGAGAAGCCCGATGTCGACGCCATCGAGGGGCTCTCTCCGGCCATCTCGATCGAGCAGAAGTCGGCCGGTCACAACCCGCGCTCAACCGTGGGGACGGTGACGGAAGTGTACGACTATCTGCGCTTGCTCTACGCGCGCACCGGTACGCCGCATTGCCCGAATTGCGGACGTGCCGTGCAGCGACAGAGCCCCACGCAGATCGCCGAAATGGTGCTGGCTTGGCCGGAAGGCACGCGCCTCGAGATTCGCGCGCCGCTGGTGCAGGAGCGAAAGGGCGAGTTCAAGGATCTGTTCGAAAGTGCGCGGAAGCAGGGCTTCGTGCGGGCCGTCGTCGATGGTGAACTCATCGAGTTGGCCGATCCGCCGAAGCTGAACCGGCGTCTCAATCACTCCGTGTCGGTCGTCGTCGATCGCCTGGTCGTGCGCACGGAAGACCGTGGTCGCATCACGGACTCGCTGGAAACGGCCTTGCGACTGGCTGAAGGACTCGCCGAAGTCGTGCGCTACGATGGCTCGGAGCCGGTCACCGAAATGTTCTCGGAGCGCTACGGCTGCGCCACGTGCGGCATTTCCATGCCGGAACTCGAGCCACGTCACTTCTCGTTCAATTCGCCGTTCGGCGCCTGCGAGATGTGCAGCGGGCTGGGCACCACGCGAACGGTCAGCGAAGAACTGATGTTAGGCGATCCGAGCATCTCGATCCTCGAGGGCGTCGTGCTGCCCTGGGGAGAGCCCGACGGCTACATGCGGAAGGTGATCCTGCCCGGTCTCGCCAAGCAGTTGGGCTTCGATCTCAACAAGCCATGGGGACAGATCCCGGCCAAGGTGCGTCAGCAGCTGCTGCACGGTGTCGGTGATGCGCCGCCGCGTGCGCGCAAGGCGGTCAAGAAGGCGGTGAAGGGAGCGGTGGCGAAGACGGCGGCCAAGACCGCCGCGAAGGCGGCCGCCGAGAGCACCTGGGAAGGCATCGTCGCGCATGTGCAGCGTCGCTATGACGAGAGCAGCTCTGACGGTGTACGGCTCGATCTCGAGTCGTTCATGGTGGCGGGACCGTGCCCGGCGTGCGAAGGCCGACGGCTGCGCCCTCAATCGCTGGCGGTAACCGTGCACGGTCTCAACATCGGGCAGGTCGTCGAACGCAGCGTCGTCGATTCGCTGGCGTTCTTCGAAACCGTGCCCGTGCGCAGCGCTGGTCATCCGGGACTCGATCCCGGTATTGCCGGTCCGATTCTCAAGGAAGTGCGCGAGCGGCTGCGCTTTCTGGTGGATGTCGGGCTCGACTACCTCACACTCAATCGCAGCGCCGAGTCACTGTCAGGAGGCGAAGCGCAGCGCATCCGGCTCGCGACGCAGATCGGATCGCGTCTCGTTGGCGTGCTGTACATCCTCGACGAGCCCAGCATCGGCTTGCATCAGCGCGACAACGGCCGGTTGCTCTCTACGCTCAAGGCGCTCCGCGATCTCGGCAACACCGTGATCGTCGTCGAGCACGACGAGGAGACGATCCGTGAGGCCGATTACCTCATCGATCTCGGCCCCGGCGCCGGCAAGCACGGCGGTGAAGTGATCGCCGCGGGATCCGTGCAGGATGTCATCGATACGCCGGCATCAATCACGGGGCAGTACCTGCGCGGCACCCGCCGCATCGACGTACCGGTGCAGCGCCGTAAGCGAGACGTGGCACGGATGCTCACCGTGCAAGGAGCGCGGGAGCACAACCTGCGCGATGTCACCGCCGAGTTCCCGCTGGGTTTGTTCGTGGCGGTCACCGGCGTTTCAGGGTCGGGCAAGTCCACGCTCGTCACCGATATTCTGCAGCGCACACTGTCGCGTCACTTCTTCCGGGCACGCGTGCTGCCAGGTGCACACACGCGCATTACTGGCTTGGAGCATCTCGACAAGATCATCGATATCGACCAAAGCCCGATCGGTCGCACGCCACGCTCGAATCCGGCCACGTATACCGGCATCTTCACGCCGGTTCGTGAACTCTTCGCAGAACTGCCTGAATCGAAGATTCGCGGCTACGGACCCGGTCGCTTCTCGTTCAACGTCAAGGGTGGACGGTGCGAGAGCTGTCAGGGCGACGGACTCGTGAAGATCGAAATGCACTTTCTCCCCGATGTGTTCGTGCCCTGTGATGTGTGCAAGGGCAAACGCTTCAATCGCGAGACGATGGAAGTGCACTTCCGAGGGCGCAGTATCGCCGAGATTCTCGATCTCACTGTCGAGGAGGCGTGCACGGTGTTCGAAAATCAGCCGCGGATCCTGCAGAAGCTCGAAACGCTGCGCGATGTCGGATTGGGGTATATCCACCTTGGACAGAGCGCGACGACGCTCTCGGGTGGCGAAGCGCAGCGCGTCAAGCTGGCGACCGAGCTCTCGAAGCGTGATACGGGTCGCACGTTGTACATCCTGGACGAGCCGACCACCGGGTTGCACTTCGAGGACGTTCGCGTGTTGTTGGGTGTGCTGCACAAGCTGGTCGAGCGCGGAAACACGGTGTTGGTGATCGAGCACAATCTCGATGTGATCAAGACCGCCGACTGGATCGTCGATCTGGGACCGGAAGGTGGCGTGCGCGGCGGTACCATCGTGGCACAGGGCACTCCGGAAGAGGTCGCCCGCGTGAAGGAGAGCCACACCGGGCGCTATCTGGCGCCGATGCTGTCAAGCACTGGTGCGTGA